In Pseudorasbora parva isolate DD20220531a chromosome 9, ASM2467924v1, whole genome shotgun sequence, the following proteins share a genomic window:
- the crfb16 gene encoding cytokine receptor family member B16, whose protein sequence is MSGGLIKSLFPLLLHFTINYSRTLSTPLNSSMHSVNMKHILKWSPLQANCSTVNYSVQFQGEYELYKLNGTWVNAYDCQEISKTRCDLTHDLASNCDYSIRIKTNCDGKKTWTHLPATFNRRDTVLLAPKMTVNVEGDPIQVGFSTTLSDMTVNLKVWKEGDEQNALINVIRSYPYHLSIAAHRGQEKMCFRAEAVVEAINKNFSIDTQCIIIPEQTSDFVKPMIVSISVIVSVAMAFILGWSATHFGPQIKQICHREPIPSVLIDDWPTNTPILCTDVSLEPTDPLLLETVQANGTV, encoded by the exons ATGAGCGGCGGTTTGATTAAGAGCCTGTTTCCTCTGCTTCTGCACTTTACCATTAACT ATTCCAGAACACTATCCACACCTCTTAACAGCTCAATGCATTCTGTAAACATGAAGCACATTCTGAAATGGAGCCCCTTGCAGGCGAACTGTTCCACTGTCAACTACTCTGTGCAATTTCAAGG AGAGTATGAGTTATACAAACTTAATGGAACTTGGGTGAATGCATATGACTGCCAAGAGATCAGTAAAACCAGGTGTGATCTCACTCATGACCTGGCCTCCAACTGTGACTACAGCATCCGCATAAAGACAAACTGTGATGgcaaaaaaacatggacacatCTACCAGCGACCTTCAACAGGAGAGACA CAGTTTTGCTGGCTCCGAAAATGACAGTAAATGTGGAGGGTGATCCCATCCAGGTGGGCTTCAGTACAACACTTTCTGATATGACCGTAAACCTTAAAGTCTGGAAGGAGGGGGACGAACAGAAT GCCTTAATTAATGTGATCAGATCTTATCCCTATCATTTATCCATTGCTGCCCATCGAGGGCAAGAGAAGATGTGCTTCAGAGCAGAAGCAGTAGTAGAAGCCATTAACAAGAACTTCAGCATTGACACGCAGTGTATCATCATACCTG AGCAGACATCTGACTTTGTGAAGCCAATGATAGTGAGCATCTCTGTAATAGTATCGGTTGCCATGGCCTTTATTCTGGGATGGTCGGCAACACATTTTGGTCCACAGATCAAACAAATTTGCCACAGGGAGCCCATTCCAAGTGTACTG aTTGACGACTGGCCCACCAACACACCCATCCTTTGTACTGATGTTTCACTGGAGCCCACAGACCCACTTTTGCTGGAAACAGTGCAGGCGAACGGAACAGTTTAA